The region TACGGAGCATTCGGTGCAAGGCCGATATTGGTCAGGTGCTTGCGCCACGCGTCCGCGTGCTCGCCGTCGCGGCGCAGGATATCGCCGGCATCGGTCGCCGCCGCGACAACCGCGCCCTTGAGATCAAGCGCGAAAATATCGGTGAAGCCCGGCTCAACCTCGATGTCGCAATCGAGATAGAGCACGCGGGCATAGCGCTCGTCGAGCAACTCGCCGAGGAAGAGCCGGCCATAGGTCGTGTCGGTGACCCGGGAATGCGTGGCGGCGTTTTGCGGGATGCGGCCGGACAGATCGACGTGACGTACGCTGACATCCCGGTCCTGAGCATAGCGTGCGACTAGCGCTGCATCATCGGTGAAGACAATGACGTCCGCCACCGAACCTGCTGCATCATGCGCGGCACGCCCGAGAACATAGGCAAGAGGAAAATAACCGGCGTCGGTAAAGATGGCAATAGCGTTCTTCCGCATGATGTCGACCTGGGCAGGCGTGTCCGGCACTGAGGGGATACCTCAGTCCAACGCATCGTGCCAGCATGATGAGTCATGATTTTATCTCCAGACTTAATCTAATGAATTAGGTAAAGGTGGTCGACATATGGTATAGAATCTTGCATAGTTGCCTCTTTGTATCCAAATATATTATGTAAGATGGCGCGAAGTTTATGAAACTGCGCGGTCAGAATATTAAAAAGATGTCACGATTTTATATTCTAAAAATGGATCGTCTTAAATTTATCAAAGAGAATCTTATTTGAAAAACTGATGATACGGCTGCGTCCGAACGTGGGCGTGCCATTTCAGAAAAAGCTTATCCCTTGTGGCATCTCCGATAGGGGATCCGTAAGCGCCTCGCCTATAGGTGAATGGGAGGTGGTGCCAGCTTTGCCGGATGAAGGATTACAAGCGGAGCAGTCTCACAGTTTGGGCTTGCAAGTACCACCTTGTGTGGGCGACGAAGTATGGCTATCCGATTCTCGGCGAGGACGTTGGCAATCGGTGTCGGGAACTTCTGTGGGAGATCTCGAGTGGTCATGAAACGGCGATCTACGCCGCTTCGATCAGTCGCGATCACGTGCACATGCTGATCAGCATCCCGCCGCAGCTGTCCGTGTCACGAGCGGTGCAGCTCCTGAAGGACAAGAATTCTCACGACTTGCTGTCGGAATATGCAGTCTGCACAAGCGTTATTGAGGGCGGCAGCTTAGGGGCAGGGGTTATTGGGTGTCATCGAGCGGGAGCGTCGCCGACGATGTCTGGAAGCAATATACAGAGGGCCAGAAGCCCCCGAGCCGGACGATGCCTTTGAAGGACTGCAGTCGACGAACGTCGATGATATCCGGCTTCCAGCGGAACGAGGGGGAGGTGACGTTCGACAGCTCCGCCTCCGATGCGGACCTGCAGCGGCTGAAGGAGACCGTCGATCGTCATCGGCCCGTCCTCGACATCCTCAGCAACCCGGTGCCGGTCGCCCCTGCCGCCGCGCGGGCGGCAGGGGTGGAGAGCGCGGCCGCCTGACCTGCGCAGAGTTTCGCAGAACACGTTTCCAGCCCGCGAAACTCCGCTGACACCTTGATGTTCTGCAGAATTTCCAAGCCCGCCCTGCGGGCGGCGTTCAGGAATTCTGCTGGCAGCACCCCAGGCTCAATCCAGCGCCGGCAGCGCCGCCGCGATCGCCTCGCGATGCGCCTCGAACTGCGGCGGCAGCTTCAACGCCTCGCCGAGCGTCTCGATGCTCTCGTCGACCGTGAAGCCGGGATCGTCGGTGGCGATCTCGAAGATGACGCCGCCGGGCTCGCGGAAATAGACCGAGCGGAAATAGCTGCGGTCCTTCTGCTCCGTCGCCCGGCCGCCCTGCGCCTGCAGGGCGGCGGCCATGGCCGCCTGCGCCGCGTCGTCCGCCGCCCGGAAGGCGACGTGATGGACAGTGCCGGTGCCCATGCGCCCGCCGATGAAGCCGGGCGCCTCGCGCAGGTCCACCACGGCGCCCGGGTCCGCGCCGAGGGCGGCGAAGCGCCGGCGCGTGCCTTCGGCCGCGACCTCGCGCATGCCGAAGACCTCGCGCAGCACCGCGGCGGTGCCCTCGCTCTCCGACAGCCACAGCGTCACGCCGTGGAAGCCCTCGACGGCGTGCTCGGCCGGCACCGTGCCGGACCAGTCGCCGGCCGGCGCGGCGGTGCCGGCCGCGACCAGCTCCAGGCGGATCCCGTCCGGGTCCTTGAAGCCGAGCACGTTCTCGCCGAAGCGCTTCTCCGGCCCGTCGAAGGCGATGCCCTGCTCGATCAGGCGCTGCGTCCACCAGCCCAGCGAGGCGCGCGGGATGCGGAAGGCGATCTCCGCCGCCTGGCCGAGGCCGAGGCGGCCGGGATTGGCGCCCTCCCAGGCAAAGAAGGTCAGGATCGTGCCGGGCCGCCCGGTCGCGTCGCCGAAATAGAGATGATAGGCGCCGGGATCGTCGAAATTGACGGTGCGCTTCACCAGCCGCAGCCCGAGCACCTCGGTGTAGAAGCGGACGTTGCGCTTGACGTCGCGGGTGATGGCGGTGACGTGGTGGATGCCGGCGCTGGCGGCGGTCTTCCCCGGCATCCCGGCGGCCCGGTCCTCGATCGTGATGGCCATTTTCTGTCCTCCTCGACGCATCGTCGCCGGCCCGACCTCGGGCTCCGGCTCGGAAATGCGCGCTAAAGTCATGAAAACCATGGATTTTCCGGCATTGCCCTGCGGAAGACGCCGGAGAGCCCGAGGGAGAGCTCCCTCTCG is a window of Labrys wisconsinensis DNA encoding:
- the tnpA gene encoding IS200/IS605 family transposase produces the protein MKDYKRSSLTVWACKYHLVWATKYGYPILGEDVGNRCRELLWEISSGHETAIYAASISRDHVHMLISIPPQLSVSRAVQLLKDKNSHDLLSEYAVCTSVIEGGSLGAGVIGCHRAGASPTMSGSNIQRARSPRAGRCL
- a CDS encoding ring-cleaving dioxygenase — its product is MAITIEDRAAGMPGKTAASAGIHHVTAITRDVKRNVRFYTEVLGLRLVKRTVNFDDPGAYHLYFGDATGRPGTILTFFAWEGANPGRLGLGQAAEIAFRIPRASLGWWTQRLIEQGIAFDGPEKRFGENVLGFKDPDGIRLELVAAGTAAPAGDWSGTVPAEHAVEGFHGVTLWLSESEGTAAVLREVFGMREVAAEGTRRRFAALGADPGAVVDLREAPGFIGGRMGTGTVHHVAFRAADDAAQAAMAAALQAQGGRATEQKDRSYFRSVYFREPGGVIFEIATDDPGFTVDESIETLGEALKLPPQFEAHREAIAAALPALD